One window of Gloeothece citriformis PCC 7424 genomic DNA carries:
- the metK gene encoding methionine adenosyltransferase, with product MTRRYLFTSESVTEGHPDKICDQISDTILDALLSQDPYSRVAAEVVVNTGLVLITGEITSKAQVNYVDLARQKIAEIGYTDSNNGFSANSCAVLVALDEQSPDISQGVTKAQERREQLSDDELDHIGAGDQGLMFGFACNETPELMPMPISLAHRIARRLAAVRKTGELPYLRPDGKTQVSVIYEDGKPVGIDTILISTQHTETLGQITDNAAIQKTIKDALWQAVVTPSFGDIEIKPDNNTKFLVNPTGKFVIGGPQGDSGLTGRKIIVDTYGGYSRHGGGAFSGKDPTKVDRSAAYACRHVAKNIVAAGLADKCEVQVSYAIGVARPVSIMIETFGTGKVSEEKLLEFVKEHFELRPAGIIQAYNLRHIPQERGRFYQDVAAYGHFGRTDLDLPWEKTDKVALLKDAFSQPAIVAG from the coding sequence TTGACTAGACGTTATCTCTTTACTTCCGAATCGGTGACAGAAGGACATCCTGATAAGATCTGTGATCAGATTTCCGATACCATTTTAGATGCTTTACTGTCTCAAGATCCCTATAGTCGAGTCGCAGCAGAAGTCGTTGTTAACACGGGTTTGGTTCTCATTACAGGTGAGATTACCTCTAAGGCCCAAGTTAATTATGTCGATCTCGCTCGTCAAAAAATAGCGGAAATTGGGTATACAGATTCTAATAATGGGTTTTCTGCCAATAGTTGTGCAGTTTTAGTCGCTTTAGACGAACAATCCCCCGACATTTCCCAAGGGGTCACAAAAGCTCAAGAACGACGGGAACAACTGAGCGACGATGAACTCGATCACATTGGCGCAGGAGATCAGGGGTTAATGTTTGGGTTTGCCTGTAATGAAACCCCCGAATTAATGCCGATGCCCATTAGTTTAGCCCATCGCATCGCCCGCCGCTTGGCAGCCGTCCGGAAAACGGGAGAATTACCCTACTTACGTCCTGATGGCAAAACTCAAGTTTCTGTCATTTATGAAGATGGGAAACCCGTAGGCATCGATACGATCTTAATTTCGACACAACATACAGAAACCCTCGGACAAATTACCGATAACGCTGCCATTCAAAAAACCATTAAAGATGCTCTGTGGCAAGCAGTTGTTACCCCTTCTTTTGGGGATATTGAAATTAAACCCGATAACAACACCAAATTTTTAGTTAATCCCACCGGAAAATTTGTCATTGGGGGGCCACAAGGGGATTCAGGACTGACGGGACGAAAAATTATTGTTGATACCTATGGGGGCTATTCTCGTCACGGTGGCGGGGCTTTTTCGGGTAAAGATCCCACTAAAGTCGATCGCTCTGCCGCTTATGCTTGTCGTCATGTAGCTAAAAATATTGTCGCTGCCGGATTGGCGGATAAGTGTGAAGTTCAAGTTAGCTATGCCATTGGGGTAGCGCGTCCAGTGAGTATTATGATCGAAACCTTTGGCACGGGTAAAGTCTCAGAAGAAAAACTTTTAGAGTTTGTCAAAGAGCATTTTGAACTGCGTCCGGCTGGTATTATTCAGGCTTATAATTTACGACATATTCCGCAAGAAAGAGGGCGTTTTTATCAGGATGTCGCGGCTTATGGACATTTTGGTCGGACAGACTTAGATTTACCTTGGGAAAAAACCGATAAAGTGGCACTGTTAAAAGATGCCTTTTCTCAGCCGGCAATTGTAGCAGGTTAA
- a CDS encoding HAD family hydrolase has protein sequence MVTIICKNRQFDHVQGIIFDKDGTLENSQDYLRELGLKRVRLIDAQIPGIGEPLLMAFGITENKLDPTGLMAVGSRLENKIAAAAYIAETGRSWFEALTIAQNAFNEADKYLQSNRKTSPLFTGCLEVLRDLAGGGLKLGILSADSRENVKNFVEIHQLSNYIHLAMGTDQGLHKPDPELFIQACHQLGVVPEYTLMVGDAQGDLEMARQAKAAGVIGICWTHSQAVHLEQADVFITQLDQIQIVNTQA, from the coding sequence ATGGTGACTATTATTTGCAAAAATCGACAATTTGATCATGTTCAAGGAATAATTTTTGATAAAGATGGAACATTAGAAAATTCTCAAGATTATTTACGAGAATTAGGACTCAAACGAGTCCGGTTAATTGATGCTCAAATCCCAGGAATTGGCGAACCTTTATTAATGGCTTTTGGCATTACTGAAAATAAACTAGATCCAACCGGATTAATGGCTGTGGGAAGTCGCTTAGAAAATAAAATCGCTGCTGCTGCTTACATTGCCGAAACCGGACGGAGTTGGTTTGAGGCATTAACCATTGCCCAAAATGCCTTTAATGAGGCGGATAAATATCTTCAAAGTAATCGAAAAACTTCCCCCTTATTTACGGGATGTTTAGAGGTTTTGCGAGATTTAGCCGGAGGAGGATTAAAATTAGGAATTCTTTCGGCTGACTCGAGAGAAAATGTCAAAAACTTCGTTGAGATTCATCAGTTATCTAATTATATCCATTTAGCAATGGGGACTGATCAAGGACTGCATAAACCCGATCCAGAGTTATTTATTCAAGCCTGTCACCAATTAGGAGTAGTCCCTGAGTATACTTTAATGGTAGGAGACGCTCAAGGAGATCTTGAAATGGCTCGACAGGCAAAGGCAGCCGGTGTCATCGGCATTTGTTGGACTCATTCTCAAGCCGTTCATTTGGAACAAGCTGATGTATTTATTACTCAACTGGATCAAATTCAAATCGTTAATACACAAGCTTAA